One genomic window of Nitrosomonas sp. Is35 includes the following:
- a CDS encoding DUF167 domain-containing protein: protein MGWYRYDDADNLVLTLHIQPGAKNTAAAGLHGDALKIKLAAPPVEGKANTALLKFLAERFDVPLSRVTLKQGDKSRHKVIVIQQSAHDPAVLLDGSCG, encoded by the coding sequence ATGGGATGGTACCGGTACGATGACGCGGACAATCTCGTGCTGACGCTGCACATTCAGCCGGGTGCAAAAAATACCGCAGCGGCCGGTTTGCATGGCGATGCGCTAAAAATAAAACTTGCCGCACCGCCGGTGGAAGGCAAAGCGAATACCGCCTTGCTGAAATTTCTGGCCGAACGTTTTGATGTGCCGCTTTCCCGTGTAACCTTGAAACAGGGCGATAAATCGCGCCATAAAGTGATCGTGATTCAGCAATCCGCGCATGATCCGGCGGTGTTATTGGATGGATCTTGCGGTTAA
- the msrB gene encoding peptide-methionine (R)-S-oxide reductase MsrB, with product MKRRTVLQALAAAAVIPLVPACLRTAAVGEAASPVTPLNKPHEEWRKLLSPRAYQILFEEATERPESSNLVYEDRAGTFICAACYLPLFDSAHKYESWTGWPSFTQPVAGHIATRLDFKLIKPRTEYHCARCGGHQGHVFKDGPPPRGERWCNNGIALNFVPKDEPLPALRS from the coding sequence ATGAAACGACGCACTGTGTTACAAGCGCTGGCCGCAGCCGCCGTGATTCCGCTGGTTCCCGCCTGTTTGCGCACGGCGGCAGTGGGTGAAGCAGCCAGCCCGGTCACGCCGCTTAACAAACCGCATGAAGAATGGCGCAAGCTGCTTTCACCCAGAGCCTATCAAATCTTGTTTGAAGAAGCCACCGAGCGCCCGGAATCGAGCAATCTGGTGTACGAGGATCGCGCGGGTACATTCATTTGCGCCGCTTGTTATCTGCCGCTGTTTGACAGCGCGCATAAATATGAAAGCTGGACCGGCTGGCCCAGTTTCACTCAGCCGGTTGCCGGACACATCGCCACCCGGCTCGATTTCAAACTGATCAAACCGCGTACCGAATACCACTGCGCACGCTGCGGCGGACATCAAGGCCATGTGTTCAAAGACGGCCCGCCGCCGCGCGGTGAACGCTGGTGCAACAACGGCATTGCACTCAATTTTGTGCCCAAAGACGAACCGCTACCGGCGCTCAGAAGCTGA
- a CDS encoding YggT family protein, with the protein MSNQILIFLVDTILGLFSLALLLRFYFQLLRVPYYNSVSQFLIAVTDFIVRPARRFIPGWAGMDLSTLVLAWLLECTIIASMYMVQGYDFEINIVTSLGVMGLLGIIEIIKTTLYIVLMMIIMQAVLSWVNPHSPLAPLLDSFTRPFLAVFRKRIPPVANVDLSPLFVLILIQVLLMVVAGVNKEIVAMLF; encoded by the coding sequence ATGTCCAATCAAATCCTGATTTTTCTTGTTGATACTATTCTGGGGTTGTTTTCCTTGGCGTTGTTATTGCGTTTTTATTTTCAATTATTGCGCGTTCCTTACTACAACTCAGTCTCGCAGTTTCTGATCGCGGTGACCGATTTTATTGTACGCCCGGCACGCCGGTTTATTCCCGGCTGGGCGGGGATGGATCTATCGACACTGGTGCTGGCGTGGCTGCTGGAATGCACCATCATAGCCAGCATGTATATGGTGCAAGGGTATGATTTCGAGATCAATATCGTCACTTCGCTGGGTGTGATGGGATTGCTGGGCATCATTGAGATCATCAAGACGACGCTCTATATCGTGTTGATGATGATTATCATGCAAGCCGTTTTGTCGTGGGTTAATCCGCACAGTCCGCTGGCGCCGCTGTTGGATAGTTTTACCCGTCCGTTCCTGGCTGTTTTCCGCAAACGCATACCACCGGTCGCCAATGTCGACTTGTCTCCCTTGTTCGTGCTGATCCTGATTCAAGTGCTATTGATGGTCGTGGCTGGCGTGAATAAGGAAATCGTCGCGATGCTCTTTTAA
- a CDS encoding glycosyltransferase family 39 protein translates to MTQFSVVIPTLNEADNIDPLLTSLFALNLPPDSFEVIFVDDGSKDGTPEKVRAWEKKARVRLIERTEKPDLTASILAGAAQAQSDVIVVMDADLSHPTEQLSAVVAPVLNGSHDVSIGSRYIPGGRTEGWPLHRQWLSRIGGSLARPLCDVNDATSGFFAFRRELTSTISGKAHGYKILLELLMAGQGTLKVVEVPICFRDRTRGTSKLSFHHQWAYLQRLLALSGGTTIHNAGRVILIGLLCALIDIGLFQILKSNGAGLAAAHMASFLAAAAVLLVFNSSGLFRSRQTNQLQWPRIGRIAAVGSIALLSRGSILALLVDGWHAPPLWGILAATAAAAIICYLGSIFYIFPVKDNRPTIDTRWRVAAIGIVPFIIVFRLIYLGEIQLIPDEAYYWNYAQHMDLSFYDHPPMVAWLIWLGTAIAGDNEFGVRIGAFICGLITMGFLYALAKNLYDKSTAIRTTLLLAVLPCTFATGFLMTTDAPVMAAWAATLYYMERALIANRSSAWLGMGIAFGLGILSKYTLGLLGAAALLFVLVDPVARRWLFRPHPYLAALLALLLFSPVIIWNLEHHWSSIMFQSSRIRGVSDDLFSPHLMFVDLLVLLSPVGLAAAFWALWPKNQPNGSETAHRRTLFVCIFTGIPLVIFFVLSLLDSLRFHWTAPLWLAIVPTMAWMMGQKVAPRSLASRIQAYWKPNIATTIAVYALLLHYVVLGIPGIPYPSFMTRYYWRETTSEIEKIAAQVQQETGQKPLVVGMSKWSVASALSFYNQHGEPMDIRSRNMFGDSGAMYEIWHPSESPTTRPVILIGMERQHLEYDRTGNDNARLLDQPGPVQSITITREGKPLRIVYYQIAKGYLGL, encoded by the coding sequence TTGACACAATTTTCCGTAGTAATACCGACACTCAACGAAGCCGATAACATCGATCCGTTATTAACTAGCTTGTTTGCACTGAATCTTCCGCCGGACAGCTTTGAAGTTATTTTTGTCGACGATGGTTCAAAGGACGGAACTCCGGAAAAAGTACGGGCATGGGAGAAAAAAGCGCGGGTACGCCTCATTGAGCGCACAGAGAAACCGGACTTGACGGCATCGATTCTGGCCGGTGCCGCGCAGGCACAGAGCGATGTGATTGTGGTCATGGATGCCGATCTGAGCCATCCGACCGAACAGCTTTCCGCTGTCGTGGCGCCCGTGCTGAATGGCAGTCACGATGTTTCCATCGGCAGCCGCTATATTCCGGGCGGCCGCACCGAAGGCTGGCCGTTGCACCGGCAATGGCTATCGCGCATCGGCGGCTCACTGGCACGCCCGCTGTGCGATGTGAACGATGCCACTTCGGGCTTTTTTGCATTCCGCCGCGAGCTGACATCGACTATTTCCGGGAAAGCGCATGGCTATAAAATCCTGCTCGAATTGTTGATGGCCGGACAAGGCACGCTGAAAGTGGTGGAAGTGCCCATCTGTTTCCGTGACCGGACACGCGGCACTTCAAAGCTGTCCTTTCACCACCAATGGGCCTATCTGCAACGCTTGCTTGCGCTTTCCGGCGGCACCACCATTCACAACGCCGGACGTGTTATTCTGATTGGACTGCTCTGCGCGCTGATCGATATCGGGTTGTTCCAGATCCTGAAAAGCAACGGCGCAGGGCTGGCAGCGGCTCATATGGCAAGTTTTCTTGCGGCAGCGGCGGTATTGCTCGTTTTTAATTCCAGCGGATTGTTCCGCTCGCGGCAGACCAACCAGCTGCAGTGGCCCCGCATCGGCCGTATTGCTGCGGTCGGCAGCATTGCGCTATTGTCACGCGGCAGCATACTAGCATTGCTTGTGGACGGCTGGCATGCACCGCCGCTATGGGGGATTCTCGCCGCCACCGCCGCTGCCGCAATCATCTGCTATCTGGGGTCGATCTTCTACATATTTCCCGTCAAAGACAACCGCCCTACTATAGATACGCGCTGGCGCGTGGCCGCGATCGGGATCGTACCGTTCATTATAGTGTTCCGGTTAATTTATCTTGGCGAAATCCAACTGATTCCCGACGAAGCCTATTACTGGAACTACGCTCAGCACATGGATTTAAGTTTTTACGATCATCCGCCCATGGTGGCGTGGCTGATCTGGCTGGGCACCGCAATTGCCGGTGATAATGAATTCGGTGTCAGGATTGGAGCATTCATCTGCGGCTTGATCACGATGGGTTTTCTCTATGCTTTGGCTAAAAATCTGTACGACAAATCGACCGCTATACGCACCACGCTGCTGCTGGCTGTTCTGCCGTGCACCTTTGCCACCGGCTTCCTCATGACTACGGATGCCCCGGTAATGGCCGCCTGGGCAGCCACACTGTATTACATGGAACGCGCCTTGATCGCAAACCGCAGTTCAGCTTGGTTAGGCATGGGAATCGCTTTCGGTCTCGGCATTTTATCCAAATATACGCTTGGACTGCTCGGCGCTGCCGCATTATTATTTGTGCTCGTCGACCCGGTTGCACGCCGCTGGCTGTTCCGCCCCCATCCGTACCTTGCCGCATTGCTGGCGCTACTGCTGTTTTCCCCGGTTATTATCTGGAATTTGGAGCATCACTGGTCTTCGATCATGTTTCAGTCATCGCGCATCCGCGGTGTCAGCGATGACTTATTTTCCCCTCATCTTATGTTCGTCGATCTGCTGGTGCTGTTATCACCCGTGGGCTTGGCCGCCGCATTCTGGGCGCTGTGGCCCAAGAACCAGCCGAATGGCAGCGAGACGGCACACAGACGCACTTTATTCGTATGCATCTTCACGGGCATACCGCTGGTTATATTTTTTGTTTTGAGTTTACTTGATTCTTTGCGCTTTCACTGGACAGCTCCACTATGGCTGGCGATAGTACCTACGATGGCATGGATGATGGGGCAAAAAGTTGCCCCCCGCAGCTTGGCTAGCCGCATTCAAGCATATTGGAAACCAAATATTGCCACTACCATCGCGGTCTATGCTTTATTGTTGCACTACGTGGTGCTCGGGATCCCAGGAATCCCCTACCCGTCATTCATGACTCGCTATTATTGGCGTGAAACTACCAGCGAGATTGAAAAGATTGCCGCCCAGGTGCAGCAGGAAACTGGACAGAAGCCGCTGGTCGTCGGCATGAGCAAGTGGTCGGTCGCCAGTGCGTTGTCATTCTACAACCAACACGGAGAACCGATGGATATCCGCTCGCGTAATATGTTTGGCGATAGCGGCGCCATGTATGAAATCTGGCATCCATCGGAGTCACCAACCACTCGACCGGTAATCCTGATTGGCATGGAGCGACAGCATCTGGAATATGATCGCACAGGCAACGACAACGCCAGATTACTCGATCAGCCCGGACCGGTGCAAAGCATCACGATTACGCGCGAAGGCAAACCGTTGCGGATAGTGTATTACCAAATCGCGAAAGGTTATTTGGGGTTGTGA
- a CDS encoding RNA polymerase sigma factor, translating to MNSSIFLTQIYLRHMSELRAFLSKRVGCREIAAELTQETFIRIMHYQTGETLQNARAMLYRIAGNLAIDYHRLQIRQPAHRAIDELPLHDLPVSDALNPERIVYARQILKQLCTIIEGLPPQCHRAFILHKFDGLSHDEIASQLGITRNAVEKLLIRALVRLRQILA from the coding sequence ATGAATTCCAGTATCTTTCTCACTCAGATTTACCTCCGGCATATGTCTGAATTACGCGCTTTTTTGTCAAAGCGCGTGGGTTGCCGCGAGATTGCCGCGGAATTGACCCAGGAGACATTTATCCGGATCATGCATTATCAGACCGGCGAGACCTTGCAGAATGCACGCGCAATGCTTTATCGCATCGCCGGAAACTTGGCAATCGACTACCATCGCCTACAAATCAGGCAACCGGCTCATCGTGCGATTGATGAACTGCCGCTCCATGATTTGCCGGTTAGCGATGCGCTGAATCCCGAGCGTATTGTTTATGCACGGCAAATCCTGAAGCAACTCTGTACCATTATCGAAGGACTACCGCCACAATGCCACCGCGCATTTATCCTTCACAAATTCGACGGCCTTTCGCATGATGAAATCGCCAGTCAATTGGGAATCACCCGCAATGCCGTTGAAAAACTGCTCATCCGGGCACTGGTGCGGTTGCGCCAGATATTGGCATGA
- a CDS encoding FecR family protein has protein sequence MPKPSSTDPENPASSETSLAEEAASWFLRMHQSNNNDAEQKAFEAWLAQSSLHRAEYQLYAQLWDNLDYLEQKPRKNFRARAASLLLLALIFSAMHWLSRTEDVIITAIGERERIVLADGTTIDINTGTKLRLAAYGLTRKVTIEHGEALFKIGTERFRAFEVYAGGGIIRDIGTVFNVDRDNDKTTVAVLEGAVEIALDGQNEQVKTIHNGQQLSYTQRELSDISRADAETVTAWRNNRLIFRDTLLSEVIRQINRYHVHPITLGETRLNTLKVSGEFNSADRAGLIQSLKTLFPLQSIEQGEMTVLLSEK, from the coding sequence ATGCCGAAACCATCTTCGACCGATCCAGAAAACCCGGCGTCATCAGAAACCTCTCTGGCCGAAGAAGCTGCATCATGGTTTCTCCGCATGCATCAAAGCAACAACAATGATGCCGAACAAAAAGCCTTTGAAGCCTGGTTGGCGCAAAGCAGTTTGCACCGCGCGGAATACCAACTTTATGCCCAGCTATGGGACAACCTGGATTATCTGGAACAGAAACCGCGAAAAAATTTCCGTGCTAGAGCTGCAAGCCTGTTGCTATTGGCGCTCATATTCAGTGCCATGCATTGGCTCAGCCGGACTGAAGATGTCATCATTACAGCGATCGGCGAACGCGAACGGATTGTGCTAGCCGATGGAACCACCATTGATATCAATACCGGCACAAAACTGCGTCTGGCGGCATACGGATTGACCCGGAAAGTAACCATCGAACACGGCGAAGCATTGTTCAAGATTGGCACCGAACGCTTCCGTGCGTTTGAAGTTTATGCAGGCGGCGGGATCATCCGGGATATCGGAACCGTGTTTAATGTCGACCGGGACAATGACAAAACAACCGTTGCTGTACTTGAAGGCGCAGTGGAAATTGCACTGGACGGTCAAAACGAACAGGTTAAAACTATCCACAATGGGCAGCAACTTTCCTACACGCAGCGCGAGCTATCGGATATTTCCCGGGCGGATGCGGAAACTGTAACGGCTTGGCGCAACAACAGATTAATTTTCCGGGATACACTACTGAGCGAGGTCATCCGCCAAATCAACCGTTACCATGTCCACCCTATCACATTGGGTGAAACGCGGTTAAATACGCTAAAAGTCAGCGGAGAATTCAACTCAGCTGATCGTGCCGGATTGATACAATCGCTTAAAACATTGTTCCCGCTGCAAAGTATTGAGCAAGGTGAAATGACGGTGCTTTTATCAGAAAAATAA
- the mutM gene encoding bifunctional DNA-formamidopyrimidine glycosylase/DNA-(apurinic or apyrimidinic site) lyase has translation MPELPEVETTRRGIAPHIVGQTIAQVIVRNPRLRWPVPDELPSLLAGLAIQTVTRRAKYLLLDCGTGTLIMHLGMSGSLRILPPTQNAELPPGKHDHFDLILRDRTVLRLRDPRRFGAVLWQTGDVLRHPLLQNLGPEPLTADFDATLLFTKTRDSRVSIKQTLMNHHVVVGVGNIYANEALFLAGINPKIAAGRIGMTRYERLVQAVKKTLQQAIEAGGSSLRDFVNSDGTPGYFQQHYWVYGREGQRCKQCEGIIQYIRQGQRASFYCPACQH, from the coding sequence ATGCCGGAATTACCCGAAGTCGAAACAACGCGGCGCGGCATTGCACCCCATATCGTGGGACAAACGATTGCGCAAGTCATTGTCCGTAATCCCCGGTTACGCTGGCCGGTACCGGATGAGTTACCGTCATTATTGGCAGGCCTGGCGATTCAAACCGTAACCCGGCGCGCCAAATATCTGTTGTTAGACTGCGGTACCGGGACGTTGATCATGCATTTGGGAATGTCAGGAAGCTTACGTATCCTGCCACCAACGCAAAATGCAGAGCTTCCGCCGGGAAAGCATGATCATTTTGATCTGATTCTGCGGGACCGCACGGTCTTAAGGTTGCGCGATCCGCGCCGTTTTGGTGCCGTGTTATGGCAAACAGGCGATGTTTTACGCCATCCGCTTTTACAGAATCTCGGCCCGGAACCCTTAACGGCGGATTTCGATGCAACGCTGTTATTCACGAAAACCAGAGACAGCCGTGTCAGCATCAAGCAAACGCTGATGAATCATCACGTGGTGGTTGGTGTGGGCAATATTTATGCGAACGAAGCCTTGTTTCTGGCCGGAATCAATCCCAAAATTGCCGCTGGCAGAATTGGCATGACCCGGTATGAGCGGTTGGTGCAGGCGGTGAAAAAAACTTTGCAGCAGGCAATCGAAGCAGGCGGCAGCAGTTTGCGCGATTTTGTGAACAGCGACGGAACTCCCGGCTACTTCCAGCAGCACTATTGGGTTTATGGACGTGAAGGCCAGCGCTGCAAACAATGTGAGGGTATTATTCAATACATCAGACAAGGTCAACGCGCCAGTTTTTATTGCCCGGCTTGCCAGCACTGA
- the proC gene encoding pyrroline-5-carboxylate reductase, with protein sequence MNISFIGGGNMASALISGLLQQGYAARQLNVVEINAESREKLQQAFGITAVADLAEGIAASDVILLSVKPQQLFELTQKLAPLLKNQLTISIAAGIRATDIMRWLGGYQRVVRAMPNTPSLVRSGVTGLYAAPSVNAQDRTSAESILAAVGSTLWVDDEEMLHAVTAISGSGPAYVFYFIEAMQQAAIELGLSAAQARQLSLQTFTGASKLASSSDEDAAVLRARVTSKGGTTEQAIQTMEKNDIKCKIITAIHAANKRSRELSDEFGKI encoded by the coding sequence ATGAATATTTCGTTCATCGGCGGCGGTAATATGGCTTCCGCCTTAATCAGCGGATTGTTGCAGCAAGGGTATGCGGCCCGGCAACTCAATGTGGTGGAAATTAATGCCGAAAGCCGCGAAAAATTGCAGCAAGCATTCGGCATCACGGCTGTGGCCGATCTCGCCGAAGGCATCGCCGCCAGCGATGTGATCTTGTTGTCGGTAAAACCGCAGCAATTGTTTGAATTGACGCAGAAACTCGCGCCGTTATTGAAAAACCAATTAACGATATCGATTGCCGCCGGAATTCGCGCCACAGATATCATGCGCTGGCTGGGCGGGTATCAGCGGGTTGTGCGTGCCATGCCCAATACGCCTTCGCTGGTGCGTTCCGGTGTCACCGGTCTATATGCCGCACCCAGCGTGAATGCGCAGGACAGAACGAGTGCTGAATCGATCCTCGCGGCGGTAGGTTCGACCCTTTGGGTGGATGACGAAGAGATGCTGCATGCCGTAACGGCGATCTCCGGCAGCGGTCCCGCTTATGTCTTCTACTTTATTGAAGCGATGCAGCAAGCGGCGATAGAACTAGGCCTGTCAGCCGCTCAAGCCAGACAACTCAGCTTGCAGACATTCACGGGCGCCAGCAAACTGGCCAGCTCGAGCGATGAAGATGCGGCCGTATTGCGCGCCCGGGTAACCTCCAAAGGCGGCACCACCGAGCAAGCGATACAAACTATGGAAAAAAATGATATTAAGTGTAAGATCATCACTGCCATTCATGCTGCGAATAAACGCTCACGGGAATTAAGTGACGAGTTCGGCAAAATATAA
- a CDS encoding TonB-dependent receptor, producing the protein MQKILSILGLMVALSGVVQAQNRTIDIPAQNLSEALHSLSSQTGIQLLFTVENLQDIRSQAVNGLMSPEQALAHLLRGTACIYLASGKDTYVIKKSGGETTPSKSMVLPEVTVRDYTNPGSPYNTQFIRPNTSTATKTNTPVMETPFSVQSLPRQVLQDQQAIRLDSVLQNVSGVTQMPTNQGGSDGFLIRGFSSDTTYRNGVFMPNSLGGGTVKREMANIEEIQVLKGPGSILFGRADPGGIINTVTKQPLATPYYSLQQQAGSFDFYRTTADATGPLTKDDRLLYRLNLSYENSGSFRDFVNTRSVFIAPVVRFNISPQTQITAELEYQSFKNVADPGIPNMGNRPADVPRNLFSGEPANNRNPGDRYFIGVNWSHMLNSDWTISHRLSAELLDYSGNSLFWFTPAAANGSLERFFNNAPTNHSNRFQTSVNLTGNVTTGVLKHTLLFGYDYIFMDDKIKSNCCAAAPAFNIFNPTYLTGRPTLDPINNFNIGITQSWHGAYFQDQIKLPYNFHVLGGFRYDNAVGRNTVAGMTTSAEDRFTPRGGLLWQPVPWLSMYGSYTENFGASNTLFNIDGQRLPPQTAQQWEAGLKTEFFDGRLRSTFSYFELTKQGIGAPDPANPFRSRAIGEAETRGIEVDVAGEVLPGWNLIATYSHLPFAKITKDRGTEFDPDGNVIGTNLGNQGKRLFLAAEHTGTLWSTYEFRNEALRGLKLGGGIQGIGKRQGDPGNNYQLPAFVIGNLMASYQVKAMQKMRLTAQLNVLNVSDEKYFVGTNSGNFITVGAPRTFLGSLRIDY; encoded by the coding sequence ATGCAGAAAATTTTATCGATATTGGGATTGATGGTAGCGCTCTCCGGGGTTGTTCAAGCACAAAACAGAACCATCGATATTCCCGCGCAGAATTTGTCGGAGGCGCTCCACAGCTTATCCAGTCAAACGGGGATTCAGTTATTATTTACCGTCGAGAATCTGCAGGACATCCGCAGTCAAGCCGTTAACGGATTAATGAGTCCCGAGCAGGCACTGGCACATCTGCTGCGTGGAACAGCGTGCATCTACCTGGCAAGCGGAAAAGATACTTATGTGATCAAGAAATCCGGAGGAGAGACAACGCCCTCCAAATCCATGGTACTGCCGGAGGTCACGGTCAGAGATTACACCAATCCGGGTTCTCCCTATAACACCCAATTCATCCGGCCAAACACCTCAACAGCTACCAAGACTAATACGCCGGTTATGGAAACACCCTTTTCCGTTCAGTCACTACCACGGCAAGTCTTACAAGACCAGCAAGCCATCAGACTCGATTCCGTTTTGCAGAATGTCAGTGGCGTAACCCAGATGCCAACCAATCAGGGCGGATCCGATGGATTTCTGATTCGTGGATTTAGCAGCGATACCACGTACCGCAACGGTGTTTTCATGCCGAATTCCCTGGGCGGAGGCACAGTCAAGCGCGAGATGGCTAATATTGAAGAGATTCAGGTACTCAAAGGCCCTGGTTCTATCTTGTTTGGCCGTGCCGATCCGGGTGGGATTATCAATACGGTTACCAAACAACCGCTGGCGACACCCTATTATTCACTACAGCAACAGGCGGGTTCGTTTGATTTTTACCGTACAACAGCCGATGCAACCGGCCCCCTGACAAAGGATGACCGTTTGCTCTACCGCCTCAATCTGTCTTACGAAAACTCTGGGTCATTTCGAGATTTCGTTAATACTAGATCGGTTTTTATTGCGCCTGTCGTGAGATTCAATATTAGTCCGCAAACCCAGATTACCGCTGAGCTCGAATATCAAAGTTTCAAAAACGTGGCGGATCCGGGGATTCCTAATATGGGTAATCGTCCCGCTGATGTTCCGCGTAATCTTTTCTCGGGAGAACCTGCAAATAACAGAAATCCCGGAGACCGTTATTTCATCGGTGTTAACTGGTCGCATATGTTGAATAGCGACTGGACTATTTCGCACCGCTTATCGGCAGAACTGCTTGATTACAGTGGCAACTCATTGTTCTGGTTTACCCCTGCTGCTGCAAATGGCTCATTAGAAAGATTCTTTAACAATGCCCCTACTAATCATTCCAATCGATTTCAAACCTCGGTCAATTTAACCGGTAATGTGACGACCGGCGTACTCAAACACACGCTCTTGTTTGGCTACGACTACATCTTTATGGACGACAAAATTAAAAGTAATTGTTGCGCCGCTGCGCCGGCATTTAATATTTTCAATCCAACTTATTTGACTGGACGCCCTACTCTGGATCCCATCAATAATTTTAATATCGGTATTACGCAATCATGGCACGGCGCCTATTTTCAAGATCAGATTAAGCTTCCGTACAATTTTCATGTTCTGGGGGGATTCCGTTACGACAATGCGGTTGGGCGTAACACGGTAGCCGGCATGACCACTTCTGCAGAAGACCGGTTTACACCTCGTGGCGGCTTGCTGTGGCAACCGGTACCTTGGCTTTCCATGTATGGTAGCTATACCGAGAACTTCGGTGCGTCGAATACGTTATTCAATATCGATGGACAAAGATTGCCGCCGCAGACTGCACAACAATGGGAAGCGGGCTTAAAAACCGAATTCTTTGATGGCCGTCTGAGGTCAACCTTTTCCTATTTTGAGCTGACCAAGCAGGGAATTGGCGCGCCTGATCCGGCCAATCCATTCCGTTCAAGAGCAATAGGAGAAGCGGAAACCCGCGGTATCGAAGTGGATGTAGCCGGAGAAGTTCTACCCGGTTGGAATCTGATTGCCACATACAGTCATTTGCCTTTCGCTAAAATCACTAAGGATCGCGGAACCGAATTTGATCCTGATGGTAATGTGATTGGAACTAACTTGGGCAATCAAGGCAAGCGATTGTTTCTGGCCGCCGAACACACCGGTACCCTATGGAGCACCTATGAGTTCCGCAATGAAGCGTTACGCGGACTTAAGCTGGGTGGAGGAATTCAGGGGATTGGGAAACGTCAGGGCGATCCGGGCAACAACTATCAATTACCAGCATTTGTGATCGGTAATTTAATGGCGAGCTATCAAGTTAAAGCAATGCAGAAGATGCGGCTTACCGCTCAACTCAACGTGCTGAATGTTTCCGATGAGAAATATTTTGTGGGAACCAATAGCGGAAATTTCATCACAGTCGGTGCACCACGCACTTTTCTAGGTTCGCTGCGGATTGATTACTAG
- a CDS encoding MEKHLA domain-containing protein — MQTEWKNPETVQWCQYLLDSYVHWVKQELIERTGTPLEQAERLFDSAFVVASHGTEDDPVLNYGNRTALNLWMMDWQQFTRTPSRLTAEPAKREERARMLEQVKTQGYHADYSGIRISSTGKRFLAERIIIWNIHKPDGTIAGQGATFSTWKFLS; from the coding sequence ATGCAAACCGAATGGAAAAATCCCGAAACGGTGCAATGGTGTCAGTATTTACTCGACAGCTACGTACACTGGGTCAAACAGGAATTGATCGAACGGACTGGCACGCCCCTGGAGCAAGCGGAACGGTTATTCGACAGTGCATTTGTGGTGGCATCGCACGGCACGGAAGATGATCCGGTATTAAATTACGGTAATCGCACGGCGCTCAATTTATGGATGATGGACTGGCAGCAATTTACGCGCACCCCTTCCCGCCTGACGGCGGAACCGGCCAAACGGGAAGAGCGCGCACGCATGCTGGAACAGGTAAAAACCCAGGGCTATCATGCTGATTACAGTGGCATCAGGATATCCAGTACCGGCAAACGTTTCTTGGCCGAGCGGATTATCATCTGGAATATCCATAAACCGGATGGCACGATAGCCGGACAAGGCGCCACCTTCTCGACATGGAAATTTTTGAGCTAA